One window from the genome of Lasioglossum baleicum chromosome 9, iyLasBale1, whole genome shotgun sequence encodes:
- the LOC143211963 gene encoding small subunit processome component 20 homolog, with protein sequence MKNKPIRHKECNTFQFKPFSERINEIDVDIFHRVTHRNEEDDEVETYFHQTLQKWNLLNLTEGYCSFKKQVRDIITLAQLINQKQFVIDTLLEYLEKKDVLFLQPILELVVAVSKDLQKDFYEYFPRFLLVITDLLQTKDTEQLEYAFTALAYLFKFLWRYLVKNINAILDLLLPLLADTQPAYINNFAAESFAFVVRKVKDKDSFLNTVITILEKNPNAVSGCGKLLFYVIAGTPGQFHSCAEQMLSLYLNALNNDDVNQDLMFKVLKEITNCFVQNIHPHKCQIFWSVLLNVMDTSIEKTKSFQPTAGKEKSLILIMQLLCTVINSKNGRFVLEPVPLIKKLVQTLDIFEDDSDVLQETLNVAVAILLTANVKLMQETSSQILFKIMAVKDVKLLYRAVESLMDYSAFEAMILPHILRHSVTNQFTNDSLRLFANIVKTKVPLSINGINLNKWQKYVLDIRGAKLETIDFFLKELKGLSDNNVSTSTLQMLIVLPHLKPLPEKLVDVLKEEIFSLYGRILNDANTEDDLNKLCFSFLLASESAIHILEPEILHNFMETQAIKIPDLLAKYPDNKFILNAIDLYITYFSISEYKEMYINVTVFDNINNSLASKLSSPFSDVRLVVTHLYSLYSNIEEVKGSISDTEKSPMELLYLAECEPITVQTYRNRLLHLQALSFESTTLSNLKAKYNDIPLRYLLGCLYINFSILWDHVSKIIATYANKECEQFWQVFLTELKLCHKEAPDYKTLYECDIISEIEVEIQKVKDKPDYQNHTILLWKCMGNFSHYCEMKNRDITGIFIDYVNENFFKTNSEDGNCCSILQTQVLDTPDSKMEVDADDEIDPELEENEDEKDEAEQKMETEEKEVPSTNRKSKSADAKSKQMFMPSRVYKAKVLISQLEIFGNIANPRTLYRESEMQKIYLDLLSSKNPDIQKAALNCLLTYKHKYLLPYKDNLVSLISEQNLKNELTRFKIDEESSMIQSEHRKDIVPILMRLLYAKMVSKTGMRTGGKGGGLIRRKLILRFLAGTQEDEMIIFVKMAFRPFNKYMPFEVDEKVNLEELTQNIINSVNLNNVVPPKRLQSAINLLGILIEQFGSKMGQKLLPYLLGLVICILAEVTGILQRSDRVHVGYLPSIRNVRRSCILILVRFCAHYEDYDWSKHEMDALFNTAVFPWLEKLPIEGIHSPTPLLKLFTTWSQNSRYYPLFIKYRADNKTISPLPYVMRLLLGPKTHPSVINAILEMIERMVTLQDYGKRNENDMETDGALVPLTPILTNLLETNEEALSSGVNFGSTILLPHVFSILEYIKKKLERTNRGVNKTELVILSRISEFVKDADACDTLLTLIVPILVRRTGARDGEETIIELITTVINLIKHIKKPEIHLRAILPLLGTISSVPARKLFLGLYQTIVERSAEESRETLMQNYNIINALNAWDRRWLDQPDFQKRLDAFTEINSVVEKDEITLEFGVAVIYNCYYFLKADADLAMRDYAGQCLKLIGPKLAMKYRENTVDRRYLMDETILALIKKGIVSKTEAVRLNSIGFLGTMSMECAEVHPVLRDLSLLTNKIDPEVDFFENMQHLQMHRRARALLKFCSLAKTLDKAPNPRTLTQFILPLASSYLCNEAFIHKNSIVDAAIETVGTVCRLLPWHQYEIILKYYLGKLRNSIEYQKQLVRLIVAILDSFHFDLSKYKFVDESLGAGRRKEMTGDKPISSEEEQKDKNVAETLVSKNVNEEDNLDDALNSDNVENFEEIVEKEQKEAQQEELVMEKQTILSQQGAKRVVFSISRELLPQLHRSIVARTSRESSHKVNKKKVAADNEEEELMRVPIALAFVKLLQKLPEFILNSNLPGIFMKLCTFLKSRLESVRRITREVLQKIMVTLGPKYLHYLLREMNTLLTKGFQVHVLAYTVQSVLVSLKPYFQKLDINENLQSILSVCKVDLFGLTAEEKEVIGIVKNVSEAKSTKSFDIFHILAEYITESCLVDLILPLKEVLIRAHSHKTIQKVVECLRNVVLGLADNAFIPIEQMLIFLYGIVSESIPQLLPQKKEKEYTEKEAEVLARRKPDLYIIPRQPKNRMGVKAVSKTSKNTNVHIIMEFGLKLFHILLKRDKISGEAFAPFIDPFVPITSDCLKSQHVKLSTLALQCLNWLLKMNLSSIQESISEICTSIFNILHKYAAAGLSKGDNFDLVMAGFKCMSVIVRDVKHYTITTDQLKALIMYAEQDIHDNDKHATAFGLLKAIIARKMNFPEIYIVMEKVATLSITSELEHVRQQSRSVLYSYIMEYPLGKHLNKHIAFYLTQLNYEMQPGRLSALEMLHSIVTGFPVRTLVLKSGLIFVMASPSLVNDDDPTCRKLCAKCIKIMITRIPYNKRSKLFDIVLEWLRDTEVSHRSLAAQLCGIFVSVEKDTFESRLKEVLPLVLKQFHAKFDDKEEPGRFVKLHTAAELKMQPNIKDPERLKDHHMFQVLQLLLKISANCTAFLKTEQYKEAVCSFAEYSQSLLAHPHAWVRLAASQMIGFILAALDIDKILDLLENPDKCKAESGYMYYDPASIIRSLSLDLIAQLLPDTTFEDLVDQTVKNLIFIARILKSVNTCDDAIVDKDNELKEKDKHQLSLPWLLRKFRKSVNVEITRAPKSKSVRTAFLKWVAGIVATIPIEHLNGVLFSIMSPIAREMASTEEHNIALRRLSKEAATMIKKRMGNEEYTRLLSRVQQKLDIKKTERRKIRTQQYVTDPELAAKRKIARQQKKKEARKRKTSTMRGKKMVKKRPRKEVDLDIV encoded by the exons ATGAAGAACAAACCAATTCGTCATAAAGAATGCAACACCTTTCAG TTTAAGCCGTTTTCCGAAAGGATAAATGAAATTGACGTTGATATATTTCACCGTGTCACACATCGAAACGAGGAAGATGATGAAGTCGAAACATATTTCCATCAAACTCTTCAGAAATGGAATCTTCTTAACCTCACAGAGGGTTATTGTAGCTTTAAGAAACAAGTTCGTGACATTATCACGCTTGCCCAGTTGATTAATCAGAAACAATTTGTCATTGACACGCTATTAGAATACTTGGAGAAGAAGGATGTTCTGTTCCTGCAGCCAATTTTAGA ATTAGTGGTAGCTGTGTCTAAAGATCTGCAGAAAGATTTTTACGAGTATTTCCCTCGGTTTTTGTTAGTCATCACTGATTTATTGCAAACCAAAGACACAGAACAGCTAGAGTATGCTTTTACAGCATTGGCATATCTGTTCAAATTTCTATGGCGTTATCtggtaaaaaatattaatgctATACTGGATCTGCTATTGCCATTATTAGCAGATACACAACCagcttatataaataattttgcagCTGAAAGTTTTGCATTTGTAGTGCGTAAAGTTAAAGATAaagattcttttttaaatactgtGATCACTATCCTAGAAAAAAATCCTAATGCTGTATCAGGCTGtgggaaattattattttatgtgattgctgGCACACCAGGACAATTTCACTCATGTGCAGAACAAATGCTTTCATTATATTTGAATGCATTGAATAACGATGATGTCAATCAAGATTTAATGTTTAAAGTATTGAAAGAAATAACGAATTGCTTTGTGCAAAATATACATCCACACAAATGTCAAATATTCTGGTCCGTGTTATTAAATGTTATGGACACTTCTATCGAGAAGACTAAAAGCTTCCAACCAACAGCTGGAAAagaaaaaagtttgattctcaTAATGCAACTATTGTGTACAGTTATTAATTCTAAAAATGGAAGATTCGTCTTAGAACCAGTGCCattgataaagaaattagtacagaCTTTGGATATTTTCGAAGATGACAGTGACGTTCTGCAAGAGACTCTAAATGTAGCAGTTGCTATTCTTTTAACGGCCAAtgttaaattaatgcaagaaacttcaagccagatattatttaaaattatggcTGTAAAGGATGTAAAATTATTATACAGAGCTGTTGAAAGTTTGATGGATTATTCGGCATTTGAAGCAATGATATTACCGCACATATTACGACATAGTGTCACTAATCAATTCACAAATGATTCCTTACGATTATTTGCCAACATAGTGAAAACAAAAGTTCCACTAAGCATAAATGgaattaatttgaataaatgGCAGAAGTATGTTTTAGACATTCGAGGTGCAAAATTAGAGACAATTGACTTTTTCTTGAAAGAATTAAAAGGTTTATCAGATAATAATGTATCAACTAGCACATTGCAAATGTTAATTGTTTTACCACATTTGAAACCTTTACCAGAAAAGCTCGTAGACGTTTTAAAAGAAGAGATATTTTCTCTGTATGGACGAATATTGAATGATGCTAATACAGAAgatgatttaaataaattatgtttCAGTTTTTTATTAGCATCTGAATCAGCAATCCATATTTTAGAGCCTGAAATTTTACATAACTTCATGGAAACACAGGCTATAAAGATACCGGATCTTTTAGCTAAATATCCTGACAATAAATTCATTTTGAATGCAATAGATTtatatataacatatttcagTATATCTGAATATAAAGAAATGTATATAAATGTTACTGTCTTCGACAATATAAACAACAGTCTTGCATCGAAATTGAGTTCTCCTTTCAGCGATGTTCGACTGGTTGTAACTCATTTGTATTCTTTATATTCTAATATTGAAGAAGTTAAAGGTTCTATAAGTGATACCGAAAAAAGCCCCATGGAACTTTTGTATTTGGCAGAATGTGAGCCTATAACGGTTCAAACTTACAGAAATAGATTACTGCACCTACAGGCTTTATCATTTGAAAGTACAACACTGTCGAATTTAAAAGCCAAGTATAATGATATTCCGCTTAGGTATTTATTAGGATGTTTGTACATAAACTTTTCCATACTATGGGACCATGTGAGTAAAATTATTGCTACGTACGCGAACAAAGAATGCGAGCAATTTTGGCAAGTATTCTTAACAGAATTGAAATTGTGCCATAAGGAGGCACCAGACTATAAAACATTGTACGAGTGTGATATTATTTCTGAAATAGAAGTGGAAATACAGAAGGTCAAAGACAAGCCTGATTATCAAAATCATACAATCCTGTTGTGGAAGTGTATGGGAAATTTCTCGCATTATTGTGAAATGAAGAACAGAGACATAACAGGAATATTTATCGATTATGTAAACGAGAATTTCTTCAAGACAAATTCCGAAGACGGCAACTGCTGCAGTATCTTACAGACACAAGTGCTGGACACTCCCGATAGCAAAATGGAAGTTGATGCGGATGATGAAATTGATCCTGAACTTGAAGAAAATGAGGACGAGAAGGATGAAGCAGAACAGAAAATGGAAACAGAAGAGAAAGAAGTTCCTTCTACAAATAGAAAATCGAAATCAGCAGACGCAAAGTCGAAACAAATGTTTATGCCGAGTCGGGTTTACAAGGCGAAGGTTTTAATTTCTCAATTAGAGATATTTGGCAACATAGCAAATCCGAGAACGCTGTATAGGGAATCAGAGATGCAGAAAATTTACTTGGATTTATTGTCCTCGAAGAATCCTGACATTCAAAAGGCTGCCTTGAATTGTCTTCTCACTTATAAGCACAAGTATCTACTACCGTACAAAGATAATCTCGTCAGTTTAATTAGTGAACAGAATTTGAAAAACGAATTGACACGATTCAAGATAGATGAAGAGAGTAGCATGATACAGAGCGAACATCGTAAAGATATTGTACCCATATTAATGAGACTACTTTATGCGAAAATGGTATCAAAGACAGGGATGAGAACTGGTGGTAAAGGAGGCGGACTTATAAGACGAAAATTAATTCTGCGTTTTCTAGCTGGCACTCAAGAAGATGAAATGATCATATTCGTAAAAATGGCGTTTAGACCCTTTAATAAGTACATGCCGTTTGAAGTCGATGAAAAAGTTAATTTGGAAGAGTTAACGCAAAATATTATTAACTCTGTTAACCTGAATAACGTAGTGCCACCTAAACGTTTGCAAAGCGCTATCAATTTACTTGGAATTTTAATTGAACAGTTCGGCAGTAAAATGGGACAAAAATTGTTACCCTATTTACTTGGTTTGGTCATATGCATTTTAGCGGAAGTAACTGGAATCTTGCAGAGATCAGATAGAGTTCATGTTGGCTACTTACCATCCATTAGAAATGTACGAAGAAGTTGTATCTTAATATTAGTACGATTCTGTGCTCACTATGAGGACTATGACTGGAGTAAACATGAAATGGACGCTTTGTTTAATACAGCAGTCTTTCCATGGCTAGAAAAGTTGCCTATCGAGGGTATCCACAGCCCTACTCCTTTACTAAAGTTGTTTACCACATGGAGCCAAAACTCGCGTTattatccgttatttataaaGTATCGAGCTGACAATAAGACAATCAGTCCTCTACCATATGTTATGCGTCTTTTATTGGGTCCGAAGACACATCCATCTGTAATTAATGCAATACTTGAAATGATTGAGAGAATGGTAACGTTGCAGGATTACGGGAAAAGAAATGAGAATGATATGGAAACTGATGGGGCCTTGGTTCCTTTAACGCCGATACTTACTAATTTACTAGAAACAAACGAGGAAGCTCTGTCTAGCGGTGTCAACTTTGGATCTACTATACTTTTACCTCACGTTTTCAGTATTTTGGAGTACATTAAAAAGAAACTGGAGAGAACAAACAGGGGAGTCAACAAGACAGAGTTGGTTATTTTGTCACGCATCTCTGAATTTGTGAAAGACGCCGACGCTTGTGATACTCTTCTTACTCTCATTGTACCAATATTAGTTAGGCGAACCGGCGCTAGAGACGGAGAGGAAACGATTATTGAATTAATCACCACTGTCATAAACCTCATCAAACACATTAAAAAACCAGAAATCCATTTGCGTGCAATTTTACCGCTATTGGGTACAATTTCGTCCGTTCCTGCACGCAAACTTTTCTTGGGCCTTTACCAGACTATTGTTGAAAGATCTGCAGAAGAGTCTCGTGAAACGCTAATgcaaaattacaatataataaatGCTTTAAATGCATGGGATCGAAGGTGGCTTGATCAGCCAGATTTCCAGAAGAGGCTGGACGCATTCACTGAGATTAATAGTGTCGTGGAGAAGGATGAAATTACGTTGGAATTTGGAGTAGCAGttatttataattgttattattttctTAAAGCCGATGCAGATCTGGCTATGAGGGATTATGCAGGACAGTGTTTAAAACTTATTGGCCCGAAATTGGCAATGAAATACAGAGAAAACACAGTAGATAGACGTTATCTAATGGATGAAACAATTTTAGCGCTCATAAAGAAGGGGATTGTTAGTAAAACTGAAGCTGTACGACTTAATTCAATAGGTTTTTTGGGAACTATGTCGATGGAGTGTGCAGAAGTGCATCCTGTCTTGCGTGATTTATCACTTTTGACCAACAAAATAGATCCAGAGGTGGACTTCTTTGAGAACATGCAACATCTACAAATGCACAGAAGAGCTCGTGCACTTCTCAAATTTTGCAGCTTAGCAAAAACGCTGGATAAAGCTCCAAATCCAAGAACATTAACACAATTTATTTTACCACTTGCATCTTCGTATTTATGCAATGAAGCTTTTATACACAAAAACAGTATTGTCGATGCTGCGATAGAAACAGTTGGAACAGTGTGTAGACTTCTACCTTGGCATCAATACGAGATTATCTTGAAATATTACTTGGGAAAATTAAGGAATTCTATTGAATATCAAAAGCAACTCGTTAGACTAATCGTTGCTATTCtagattcttttcattttgacCTATCAAAGTACAAATTTGTAGACGAGTCCTTAGGAGCAGGACGTAGAAAAGAAATGACAGGAGATAAACCAATTTCTTCTGAAGAGGAGCAGAAGGATAAAAACGTTGCCGAAACACTCGTTAGCAAAAATGTTAATGAAGAAGATAACTTAGATGATGCTTTAAATTCTGATAATGTGGAGAATTTTGAGGAAATTGTAGAAAAGGAGCAAAAGGAAGCACAGCAAGAGGAACTTGTGATGGAAAAGCAAACAATACTATCGCAACAAGGAGCAAAAAGGGTGGTCTTTAGTATATCCAGAGAATTATTGCCTCAGCTTCATCGTTCTATTGTGGCAAGAACTAGTCGTGAGAGTAGTCACAAGGTTAACAAAAAGAAGGTTGCAGCAgacaacgaagaagaagaattaATGAGAGTTCCCATTGCACTTGCATTTGTTAAATTATTGCAGAAATTGcctgaatttattttaaattccaACTTACCCGG AATCTTTATGAAATTGTGCACCTTCTTGAAATCACGCCTAGAATCGGTGAGGCGAATTACTCGAGAGGTATTGCAGAAGATCATGGTGACTCTGGGTCCAAAGTACCTTCACTATTTGTTAAGAGAAATGAATACATTATTAACAAAAGGTTTCCAAGTTCATGTACTTGCATATACAGTGCAGTCAGTGTTGGTTTCTTTAAAGCCATATTTCCAGAAACTTGATATCAATGAAAACCTTCAGAGCATATTATCT GTGTGTAAAGTAGATCTGTTCGGTTTAACGGCCGAAGAGAAGGAAGTTattggaattgtgaaaaatgtgTCAGAAGCAAAGTCTACGAAAagtttcgatatttttcatatATTGGCAGAGTACATTACAGAATCATGTTTGGTGGACTTGATTTTGCCGTTGAAGGAAGTACTAATCAGAGCACACTCGCATAAAACGATTCAGAAAGTGGTGGAGTGTTTAAGGAACGTGGTATTGGGTCTAGCTGATAACGCTTTTATACCAATCGAACAAATGTTGATATTTCTTTATGGTATAGTTTCCGAAAGCATTCCCCAATTGCTGCCTCagaaaaaggagaaagaatATACAGAAAAAGAAGCGGAAGTGTTAGCCAGACGGAAACCAGACTTGTATATCATACCACGGCAGCCGAAAAATAGAATGGGCGTAAAAGCAGTttcaaaaacatcgaaaaatactAATGTACATATCATTATGGAGTTTGGCTTGAAACTCTTTCATATATTGCTGAAAAGAGACAAAATATCTGGTGAAGCGTTTGCACCTTTCATAGATCCGTTTGTACCAATTACTAGCGATTGTTTGAAGTCTCAACATGTTAAG TTGAGCACACTAGCTCTACAATGTTTAAACTGGCTGCTCAAGATGAACCTATCATCGATACAGGAGTCAATCTCTGAAATTTGTACATCTATCTTTAATATACTGCACAAATACGCTGCAGCTGGTTTGAGTAAAGGAGACAATTTTGATCTCGTTATGGCTGGCTTCAAGTGTATGTCCGTAATCGTTCGCGATGTGAAACATTATACAATTACTACGGACCAGCTGAAGGCTCTGATTATGTACGCCGAACAAGATATTCACGACAATGACAAACACGCGACAGCATTTGGACTGCTGAAAGCAATAATCGCCCGCAAAATGAATTTCCCAGAAATTTATATTGTCATGGAGAAAGTTGCCACTTTAAGCATCACATCCGAGTTGGAACACGTTCGGCAGCAGTCTCGTTCTGTTCTTTATTCGTACATAATGGAATATCCTCTTGGAAAACACTTGAACAAACACATTGCGTTTTATTTGACGCAGTTAAACTATGAGATGCAACCTGGTCGACTGAGCGCATTAGAAATGCTTCATAGCATAGTTACAGGATTTCCAGTG AGAACTCTGGTTCTGAAGTCGGGTCTCATATTCGTAATGGCAAGCCCGAGTTTGGTGAACGATGATGACCCAACCTGCCGCAAATTGTGCGCTAAATGTATTAAAATAATGATTACTCGTATACCTTACAATAAAAGGAGCAAGCTTTTTGACATTGTTCTAGAGTGGTTAAGAGATACCGAG GTATCGCACCGTTCTCTGGCTGCTCAATTGTGCGGAATATTTGTCAGTGTAGAGAAAGACACTTTCGAATCTCGTCTGAAGGAAGTGTTACCTCTTGTATTGAAACAATTTCACGCGAAGTTCGACGACAAAGAAGAACCTGGACGTTTCGTGAAATTGCACACAGCTGCTGAATTAAAAATGCAACCCAACATCAAAGATCCAGAGAGACTGAAAGATCATCATATGTTCCAAGTTCTACAATTGTTGTTGAAAATATCGGCGAACTGTACAGCATTCCTCAAAACTGAGCAGTACAAAGAAGCAGTTTGCTCATTTGCTG AATACAGTCAGTCTTTATTGGCGCATCCTCACGCGTGGGTTCGTCTAGCAGCGTCTCAGATGATCGGATTCATTTTAGCCGCACTTGATATTGACAAGATCCTAGATTTATTAGAAAACCCGGATAAATGCAAAGCAGAATCTGGCTACATGTACTACGATCCTGCTAGTATTATAAGAAGCTTGAGTTTAGATTTAATCGCGCAATTGTTACCAGATACAACGTTTGAAGATCTGGTAGACCAAACCGttaagaatttaatttttatcgCGAGAATTCTAAAATCTGTTAATACATGTGATGATGCGATCGTCGATAAAGATAACGAATTGAAAGAAAAAGACAAGCACCAGTTGTCTCTTCCTTGGCTGCTTAGAAAATTCAGAAAGTCTGTGAATGTAGAAATAACGCGGGCGCCAAAATCGAAATCAGTG AGAACTGCTTTCTTGAAATGGGTAGCCGGGATCGTGGCAACCATACCCATAGAACATTTGAATGGAGTACTTTTTAGCATAATGTCTCCGATAGCACGTGAAATGGCATCGACTGAAGAGCATAATATCGCTTTACGCCGATTATCAAAAGAAGCAGCCACAATGATAAAGAAACGAATGGGTAACGAAGAGTACACTAGGTTACTCAGTCGTGTACAGCAAAAGTTGGACATCAAGAAAACCGAAAGGAGGAAGATACGCACGCAGCAG TACGTAACGGATCCCGAGCTTGCTGCGAAACGTAAAATAGCTAGGCagcagaagaagaaagaagctAGGAAGAGGAAAACGAGTACTATGAGAGGGAAAAAAATGGTAAAGAAACGACCGAGGAAAGAGGTTGATTTAGATATCGTATGA